From Hyla sarda isolate aHylSar1 chromosome 5, aHylSar1.hap1, whole genome shotgun sequence, a single genomic window includes:
- the LOC130274554 gene encoding proto-oncogene Mas-like produces MNNSTTNVPDQNITEDQYGGDPGNAYLILTIVAAIALGICLIGLVGNIIVFWYLCFKIKKNKYTIYIINLSVADFIYLLFSIPVLILYINSLTNQNPDFEGKDSVFLFLEIFCDCAQYSGMFILTAISLERCLSVHFPFWYQCRRPQNLSTVVCVILWIMGCSESLIENLVCPQEAFVIQTTQCTAVQIMVFGLSIVICLPIMVISSLTLLIKIRRTFSEQYPKKLYIVIIIAVCVFIISVIPINFVWFLLYFQLIQSDIAIVGFYFASSFCLVLNSMIDPYIYFIVGKKWKQKTKHSIQEALERAFRSEDDENDDSKTNKPSNISSQTNLASTF; encoded by the coding sequence atgaataaCTCAACTACAAATGTCCCGGACCAAAATATTACTGAAGATCAATATGGTGGCGATCCAGGAAATGCCTACCTGATTTTGACTATTGTTGCTGCCATTGCTTTAGGTATCTGCTTGATTGGCTTGGTAGGAAACATAATAGTTTTTTGGTATCTTTGCTTCAAGATCAAGAAGAACAAGTATACTATTTACATTATCAACCTGTCAGTGGCCGACTTCATCTATCTATTATTCAGCATACCTGTACTAATACTATACATTAATTCATTAACAAATCAAAATCCAGATTTTGAAGGGAAAgattcagtttttttatttttggaaatattttgTGATTGTGCACAATATTCAGGAATGTTCATCCTCACAGCCATCAGTCTGGAAAGGtgcctctctgtccattttcccttttggTACCAATGCCGTCGGCCTCAGAACTTGTCTACTGTTGTCTGTGTTATACTTTGGATCATGGGATGCTCAGAGAGTCTCATAGAGAACTTGGTGTGTCCACAAGAAGCTTTTGTCATACAGACTACACAATGTACAGCAGTTCAGATCATGGTTTTTGGTTTATCCATTGTTATCTGCTTACCCATCATGGTTATTTCCAGTCTCACCTTGCTCATCAAAATAAGGAGGACCTTTAGCGAGCAGTATCCAAAAAAGCTTTATATTGTTATTATCATTGCagtgtgtgtatttattatttCTGTCATTCCAATCAATTTTGTTtggtttttattgtattttcaaCTGATACAATCAGATATAGCAATAGTCGGATTTTATTTTGCCAGTTCATTTTGTTTAGTGTTAAACTCTATGATTGACCCATATATTTACTTCATTGTTGGGAAAAAATGGAAGCAGAAGACGAAGCATTCTATCCAGGAGGCCCTTGAACGAGCCTTCAGATCAGAAGATGATGAAAATGATGATTCAAAAACTAACAAACCGAGTAACATATCAAGCCAAACCAATCTTGCAAGTACATTCTAA